The window CCACCAAGCTGTAAGATTATTTTACTGTCTGCTCCGCAAGCCAGTGATGCCGTTAATAAAATAAGTTATCCTAAGATTGGTTTTACTAAGCATGAGAATGCGTGGGTGAAAATGGTAAATTGATAACTATTTTAAAACGTAGCTAATTGTTTACTATTGACCTATTACTTGATATGACGGGCTATAGTTTGAAGCGCATAACTCATGATTTGAAGCTCGTCATAATCCTTATTACATACAGCCTTTATTAAAAACAGTCCTTATTAAAAATAAAAAAAGCGCTACTTGCTAAACAAGTGGCGCTTTTTTATGGATAAAATATAATCAGTCTCACTGAAGTTCTTAATCAAGCAATAAATTCTCTAAAATTCCTTCATATATCTGTGCTAATTTTCCTAGATCATCAATCTCAACCTTTTCATCCACTTGATGAATGGTTGCATTACGCACGCCAAGCTCAACCACTTGCGCACCCGTTGGAGCAATAAATCGTCCATCGGAGGTGCCACCAGAAGTGGATAAAGTAGTACCAGTATTGGTAACTGCTTTAATCGCTTGCTGGCATGCTGATACCAGCTGGCCTTCAGGGGTCAAAAATGGCTCGCCTGATAGTTTCCAATTAATCACGTAACTGGCTGTGCTATCTTTGAAATACTTATCAAATATCGCGTGAGTTTTCGCTTTTAGCTCATCTGCCGTGGTTTCAGTGGAAAAGCGAAAGTTAAATACCACCTCTAACGTTCCAGGAATGACATTATTTGCGCCAGTGCCGCCATCAATATTAGATATTTGCAGTGAAGTGGCGGGGAAGTAAGTGTTACCCGCGTCCCAAGTCGAACTGGTCAATTCCGCCAGTGCTGGCATGACCGCATGAATAGGATTGCTCGCCAAATGTGGATAAGCAACATGACCTTGTTTACCAGTAACGGTTAAGATTGCACCCAATGAGCCACGGCGACCGTTTTTGATAATATCACCGAGGGTATCGGTACTCGATGGCTCACCAACTAAGCAATAGGTGATCTTCTCTTGTCGTGCTTCTAA of the Psychrobacter sp. LV10R520-6 genome contains:
- the dapE gene encoding succinyl-diaminopimelate desuccinylase, producing the protein MSNHDSTPKTANNNIEGIKNSEIDTHQQATLALSMALMERPSVTPDDTGCQDILSTHLEQAGFDCEFMYFGDKKKSGEHAEVKNLWARRGTTEPVICFAGHTDVVPTGDENNWTYPPFTPTLANGYLWGRGAADMKTGIAAFTVAAERFVRNHPEHNGSIAFLITSDEEGPSINGTVKVIEALEARQEKITYCLVGEPSSTDTLGDIIKNGRRGSLGAILTVTGKQGHVAYPHLASNPIHAVMPALAELTSSTWDAGNTYFPATSLQISNIDGGTGANNVIPGTLEVVFNFRFSTETTADELKAKTHAIFDKYFKDSTASYVINWKLSGEPFLTPEGQLVSACQQAIKAVTNTGTTLSTSGGTSDGRFIAPTGAQVVELGVRNATIHQVDEKVEIDDLGKLAQIYEGILENLLLD